In Pan troglodytes isolate AG18354 chromosome 5, NHGRI_mPanTro3-v2.0_pri, whole genome shotgun sequence, the sequence CCGTGCTGCTTTGCGTATTCCATCAGGTCATTACGGCCCTTGAACCGGTTGTAGAACTCGGGCATCCTCCAGGGAGCAGTGCCCTTTATCTGGGGGACCAGCGAGGACCAGGTGAGCTCAAACCGGACCTGATCATTCCCCTTACCCGTGGCGCCGCGGGACACCCCCTCCTGCTGGGCGATTTCCACTTGTTTGCTGGCAATGCAGGGCCTGGCGAGAAAGGTGCCCAGGAGGTAGCGGTCCTCATACAGTGTGCTGGACTGGATGGCCGGCCAGATGAACTCTTCTACAAACTCCCTGATGACATCCTCAATGA encodes:
- the LOC472226 gene encoding argininosuccinate synthase-like, with product MSSKGSMRVLAYGGGLDTSCILVWVKEQGYDVIAYLANTGQKEDFEEARKKALKLGAKKVFIEDVIREFVEEFIWPAIQSSTLYEDRYLLGTFLARPCIASKQVEIAQQEGVSRGATGKGNDQVRFELTWSSLVPQIKGTAPWRMPEFYNRFKGRNDLMEYAKQHGIPIPVTPKNPWNMDENLMHISYEAGILENPKNQVPPGLYTKT